In one Poecilia reticulata strain Guanapo linkage group LG8, Guppy_female_1.0+MT, whole genome shotgun sequence genomic region, the following are encoded:
- the LOC108166476 gene encoding protein FAM83G-like, giving the protein MALSQIQCLDDNNVNPRIYESKPEFFYCEEQRLALEALLRDGRETFAKYLEARGLRGFLSDLEQETLTAALEPFDPDAELFSGEGEDEPEPLSLQYWPDVSDTSIPQMDLGWPDSEAYRGVTRTTVYTQPPMEGQAHIKEVVRKMIAQAQKVGVCSLLQCHILCTIXVX; this is encoded by the coding sequence ATGGCTCTATCCCAGATCCAGTGCCTGGATGATAACAACGTAAACCCGCGGATCTACGAGTCCAAACCGGAGTTCTTCTACTGTGAGGAGCAGCGTCTCGCGCTTGAAGCGCTCCTCCGGGATGGTCGCGAGACTTTCGCTAAGTACCTGGAGGCTCGCGGCCTGCGGGGTTTCCTCTCCGACCTGGAGCAGGAGACACTGACCGCCGCTCTTGAGCCCTTTGACCCGGACGCGGAGCTTTTCTCAGGGGAGGGAGAGGACGAGCCGGAGCCGCTGTCGTTGCAGTACTGGCCGGACGTTTCGGACACCTCTATCCCKCAAATGGACCTGGGCTGGCCTGACAGCGAGGCGTACAGAGGGGTGACACGCACCACAGTGTACACGCAGCCCCCGATGGAGGGTCAGGCCCACATCAAAGAAGTGGTCAGAAAAATGATTGCACAGGCGCAGAAGGTAGGTGTTTGCAGTTTACTTCAGTGTCATATTTTATGTACCATCYCTGTTATKTGa